The Antarcticibacterium flavum genome contains the following window.
AGAGAAGCTTTCGTAAGCCTAGACTTTTTTGGTTCTTTTTCTTGCAACCGACGACCAGAGGGAGAGGATTGCAGCAAAAAAGAACAAACGGTCCTATGAAATGGAATTAGACTCGCCACCAATATTTGAAAATATAATTAGCTTATTAGATGCGTTAAGGAAATTTAGTTTCGGGTTGTAATGGTTTAGAACGATGTAACTGGTTAATCGGTTGGTATACAAGAGTATGGTAGATGCTAGACGAGTAGAAGCAAATAATATATAAATTTATAGCAGGAATGCTAATGAAAGCACAAATAAACCACAATAATAAAACTTATAACATCGATCTCTCGCATCCTTTCGACATTTCTATTAGTCTGCGTGGAGACAATAAAAACCCTGTTGCCTGGTACCTGGAGGCACCAAAGATACAGCCGGTACGGCAGGGAGATTTTGTCGGTAAGGTAAGTGAAGGTGCTTCTACCAATTTCAATAATATTCAGTTTAATCCGCACGCCCATGGGACCCATACGGAGTGTGTAGGGCATATCACCCGGGAATTCCACAGCATCAATGAAGTTTTAAAAACATTTTTCTTTACGGCAAAACTGATTTCCATAGAGCCGATAAAAAAAGGAGAAGACCAGGTGATCACGGAAGAGCAGGTGAGGAGCAAGATCCAAAAAGGGGAGGTAGAGGCCGTGGTCATTAGAACCCTTCCAAACTACATCGAAAAACGCTCCCGGCATTATTCCCATACCAACTGGCCGTATCTGGAAGAGTCGGCAGCAAGATATCTGCGGGTATGCGGAGTGAAACACTTGCTCATCGACCTGCCTTCTATAGACCGTGAAAAAGATGAAGGAAAGCTGCTAGCGCATAAGGCCTTTTGGGATCACCCCAAAAATACAAGGATGGATGCTACCATTACGGAAATGATCTACGTGCCCAATAAGGTTGAGGATGGGGATTATATTTTGGATTTGCAGGTTGCTTCTTTTGAGAATGATGCTGCGCCTTCGAGGCCGGTGTTGTATAAGCTGGAATAGAGCAGCAGCTTCGCATCGCGCGGTCCTTCCGATGCCCTTCCGCTGCGCGAAGTCTTTAGATTTTGAGCTAAACCAAACGTTTAAAAACCTCGATCTTTCCCAACGTCTCCTGCCGTTGAAACGAATTATGAAATACCACGAAACCCGCAGGTTCTAACCAAATTGGAATAAGAAGTCTGGAGACTTCGAGGAGCTTTCTGGGTTTTTGGTATTTGAAGGAGGCGCGAGGTCATGAGACCTCACGCAGCGGAAGGAGAATAAGTTAGACACGCAACCTCCCCGTCCGCGAAGCGGCCACCCCTCCTTGAAAAAAGCAGGGGAGCTTTTGATTTTACTGAAAATGAAATTTTGAGTTCATTATATGAATTTAACCAAAAACGACAGCACCTTCCCTTTTTTCAAGGGAAGGTGGATTGAGCGGACAAAATTTTCTTTTTCAGCAGGATCATTCTACCGCTCAAGACGGAAGGGTTCCTTGGTTCGTATAATTAAAATATTCAGGATAATCTTAAAAGGTAGTTTGTATCTCTTATGTGGGAACTGACGGATTCTTTTATAAGGGAAGGGTAGCGCGAGGTCGGGAGACCTCACGCAGCGTTGTCAATTTATTTGTAACAAATTCCTGAAAGATGGATCTAATAATAAATATTAATCTTTTCGATAATGAGCAAGATCTTAAAGCTGGAGGAACTGGCCATGTTCCTGGTAGGTATTTTTGCCTTTAGCTTTTTGCCGCTTGAATGGTGGTGGTTCCCGTTGCTCCTTTTTGTACCTGATATCGGGATGCTTGGTTATTTGTATGGAAATAAAACCGGTGCAATGATCTATAATCTTTGGCATCATAAAGGGCTGGCTATCTTACTTTCGGTATCCGGATTTTATCTGAACGATCTTTATCTTCAGGTAGCCGGTATTATATTGTTTTCGCATGCCTCTCTTGACAGGTTGCTAGGGTATGGATTGAAGTATGACAGTGGGTTTAAGTTTACCCATTTGGGTGAGATTGGAAAGAAGAAGGTGGTTTCCTGATTAAACCGGTCCCGAAGCTGGTACAGGTTACGAGTTTAATTTTTCTCCGCCAG
Protein-coding sequences here:
- a CDS encoding cyclase family protein; translation: MKAQINHNNKTYNIDLSHPFDISISLRGDNKNPVAWYLEAPKIQPVRQGDFVGKVSEGASTNFNNIQFNPHAHGTHTECVGHITREFHSINEVLKTFFFTAKLISIEPIKKGEDQVITEEQVRSKIQKGEVEAVVIRTLPNYIEKRSRHYSHTNWPYLEESAARYLRVCGVKHLLIDLPSIDREKDEGKLLAHKAFWDHPKNTRMDATITEMIYVPNKVEDGDYILDLQVASFENDAAPSRPVLYKLE
- a CDS encoding DUF4260 domain-containing protein, with protein sequence MSKILKLEELAMFLVGIFAFSFLPLEWWWFPLLLFVPDIGMLGYLYGNKTGAMIYNLWHHKGLAILLSVSGFYLNDLYLQVAGIILFSHASLDRLLGYGLKYDSGFKFTHLGEIGKKKVVS